The following coding sequences lie in one Musa acuminata AAA Group cultivar baxijiao chromosome BXJ3-1, Cavendish_Baxijiao_AAA, whole genome shotgun sequence genomic window:
- the LOC103974463 gene encoding uncharacterized protein LOC103974463 produces the protein MAMQMIENYKAEAEVYHGDLALCKKKSMQLLQELGLPKGLLPLEDVQEFGYHRASGFMWLVQKKKIEHTFKKIKQHVSYANEVTAFVEQRKLKKITGVKTKELLLWLSVVEVFIDDPSSGKITFKTGTGLSDSFPVPAFEEEE, from the coding sequence ATGGCGATGCAGATGATCGAGAACTACAAGGCTGAGGCCGAGGTCTACCATGGAGATCTTGCCCTCTGTAAGAAGAAATCCATGCAACTACTCCAAGAGCTGGGCCTCCCCAAGGGACTGCTACCCCTGGAGGACGTCCAGGAGTTCGGCTACCACCGCGCAAGTGGATTCATGTGGCTCGtccagaagaagaagatagaGCACACGTTCAAGAAAATCAAGCAGCACGTCTCCTATGCCAACGAGGTGACCGCCTTCGTGGAGCAACGCAAGCTGAAGAAGATCACAGGTGTCAAGACCAAGGAGCTACTTCTCTGGCTCTCTGTCGTCGAAGTGTTCATCGACGATCCCTCCTCCGGGAAGATCACCTTCAAGACTGGCACTGGGCTCTCCGACAGCTTCCCGGTGCCGGCATTTGAGGAAGAAGAGTAG